In Vespula pensylvanica isolate Volc-1 chromosome 2, ASM1446617v1, whole genome shotgun sequence, the genomic window ctatgttataaaaaaaaaacttataacaaatgaaatacaaatatGTAACAGCAGATATTTTGCATATCGACctacaattttcaatattaatttctataaaaatttctatcaaataagaaatataacaaaatatgttTTAAGAGATAAGATTGTAGAAATTCTCGCGTAATTttgattcgatataaaatgaaacattagTCTCCTTTCtcatgattatatttttatctgtaGATCACAATGGCAAGCAGAATATACTTAACACTATGAAGAATAACGAAAGCATGGTGGATTATGTGTTGGATATCACAGAGGGGAGCGAATACTCCAACGTATCTTGGAATAATTCGAACTCGGAGCACTCAATAGTGTGTGACGAGTTCATCAGCAAGGACAATGTTCTCTCGTCAAGCTGGTTCCAAGCAACTATCTACTTTCTCTATAGTACGATTTTCGTGGTCGCTTTAATAGGAAATGGATTGGTCTGCTACGTCGTTCAGAGTAGTCCAAGGATGCAAACAGTTACTAACTACTTTATCGTTAATCTGGCAATCAGTGATATCTTGATAGCAGTTTTTTGCGTCCCTACAACGTTTGTCAGTATACTAATCCTTCAATATTGGTCCTTTGGTCGGACACTCTGTCCGATCGTTAATTATTCACAGGCAAGTATCGTGCATATCTattcaatctttttatttataatcttcttAATAATCGACGGGAAATAATttgtgagagaaaaatatatcgataaatttaacatGTTTCAAAACGTTAACACAAACTTTTATTGACATGTTGAATGCTACGAAGGTCAACGGTGACCGGCGCTCAATTTTACAGACTTTATTTAGAACGTTTTTAATATTGCTTTTTGTGACatttagaatattaaaagtataatttctcgtaaaagtttaatttaatgtcaaaaataacaatgaactttattgtatattttatataggaaAAGTTATGCAAGATCGTTTTAACAATCAATGCGTTACTGAAATAATTTACGTGAAATTATTCTGGAAATGCATAGGTCGTTCGTAAACTCTGAGTTATTTATAACATCGGATATAAACGAAgttataaatatgttatttcaAAAAGATTGGTAATCTTTGTTCGTTCGAACgacgaaaaatattgaatataaaatacagaatataaaagatatagaatATTGATATGTGTTTAATGTATAACAGGCTGTTTCCGTGCTAGTAAGCGCATACACTTTGGTAGCGATCAGCATAGATCGTTACATCGCCATAATATGGCCATTGAAACCACGCATGAGTAAAAAACAAGCGACGCTCTTGATACTGAGTGTCTGGTTACTCGCATTGATAGTCTCTTTTCCGATTGCTTTGGTATCGGAACTTTTTCAGCCTCGAATAGATCATTACGTGAAATGCAATAAGTTCATCTGCCGAGAAAATTGGCAATCGGAAAAGCACAGGTGAAAGTAAATTTTCGTATATGATGAAATTTAATCCTTTCAGCGCTAAAATATTTGTCGATGTGTAACGTATTCATTATACGTTGTTTATTAGTTACGATAAATTATACTAAATAATTGTTCACCTTTGTTGCAaaacattttgaaattatttgaaaattataatgcaACAGCTTCcatgaaattattgaaattcgtcatttttacgaataattatagatggaatgaaacattatatattgtaatttatttaaatttattattatataaattttgtaattatgtattttatatttaaaattttttatttaataattttatttaacaattataaattcgtatttattattttcttcttgtattttgtaattgttatttaatacaaaattaattgaaatagaaaatatataatttcatatttctgaATTAGAGAAATCTCAAAGCAAGGTTCAATATATAAAGccaatgttttattttctacatttataGCATAAATCCGTTCTCTTATTATGTTTTCTCTTgttatcttttcttaataaaaattccgCAGAATACatcaaataacaaataatatatatatatatatatatatatatatatatatatatatataaacattatcaATAATGGataccaaagaaaaataactatatttgtttaaaaaatatgcaaCATAGAAGAGAATTcatgagagaaaaatttggaaaaaataaacatttgtcaagtgaaatatataataagagtttgttgttttatttttatttctaaacacACTTCTATACAGacttttatgtttatttctaaacacttttatttttaattctaagaatattattgcactgataatttttcgaaatccATATATGGGTTCATAGCACatgaagaataattttttaaaatccatATATGATATCATAACGCTGAACGGGTTAAAGGATcaaagataataatgatttatatgtatatacatgtctAAATAAATATGGTTTCCCTTTtcagatattattatacggTGGCTCTATTAGTTCTACAGTATCTGATACCACTGATGGTGCTTTTATTCACTTATACTAGCATCGCTATAATCGTATGGGGCAAAAGACCACCAGGGGAGGCCGAGAATACAAGAGATCAAAGAATGGCACGTTCGAAAAGAAAggtacttttatatatatatatataaatatatatctcttctttttttcattttcatttcgtacaatcgtatgtaatattatatcatcgatcgataactAATAATagcgataaattttttctgcGTTAAACAAATCGATAAAGATATGAAAACCATTCATAGATATTTACGAGAAATGCTAAACTCGATCGGATGGAAATTTgagtaaagaaagataaaacctTTGCTCGATAAAATCCCTTAATAAGGTGTACACCTCGTGTCAGATTATCGTTTGTTATTTATCGTGAAACAGGATCGTTGGATATCGAGGAGAATATGAGGATGAAGCACAAACTGTCATGTAGGACGACCGTTTGAATTGAAAGAGGGGTGTAATATGATAGATGGTCTCTCTTATGGTTGACGATAAAATACAGGAcagttttttaattaagttcgatcgaatcgtttcAATTAATCACCATAGTCGTTGATCCGAGAATAAAAGCGGGTACCCTATAACTTATATTCAATTTCAAACGTTAAagctttttgttcttttctgaTGATTTAAGAATGATTCGTTTAAGAATGATAGACGAACAGAAATGAGTTTCgcgtaaaagtaaaaaaggaaacaacaaATGCggagagaaggggaaaataaaagaaagaatattctttCAACCGTATTAAACGGAAATCCCATTCATTAGAGAacttattcaaaataattcaatatctcTACTTATATATGCTtacatgtagatatatacgtgaTTTAAtgctaagaagaagaataagaatccTCGGTAGCgctcgatttttaattaaatccatACGCCTTTCAAGTGATTTTAGTCCAAACAGACTGtctgtattaataataagataaaaagttCCTTTACTGAAacagaaaggagaaaaacgaTGTAATAAAGATTTTCGTGAAACGATATCtctataagataatataacaATTGCAATTCGTTCTAAAAGTAGgttaaattcaaaatatttaaagctTGTAAATATAATTGCGGATTGTAATCGTTGCATAAGAAAATTGAAGTTATCTCGGCTCAATTTATCTTTCAAGATAGTGATTGAAACTTTTTGTAACCTTAACGAAGTTGCTAATTCTGTTCACTAATGCGTCAGTTGGAGTTGCAAAAGCCCATTGG contains:
- the LOC122627226 gene encoding RYamide receptor isoform X1, with translation MKNNESMVDYVLDITEGSEYSNVSWNNSNSEHSIVCDEFISKDNVLSSSWFQATIYFLYSTIFVVALIGNGLVCYVVQSSPRMQTVTNYFIVNLAISDILIAVFCVPTTFVSILILQYWSFGRTLCPIVNYSQAVSVLVSAYTLVAISIDRYIAIIWPLKPRMSKKQATLLILSVWLLALIVSFPIALVSELFQPRIDHYVKCNKFICRENWQSEKHRYYYTVALLVLQYLIPLMVLLFTYTSIAIIVWGKRPPGEAENTRDQRMARSKRKMVKMMITVVLVFTMCWLPFNVLNKKALITRLTSLCQIVIDFDERLHSWTGLPFIWAALHWLSMSHSCYNPVIYCWMNVRFRAGFIIAFGRLPCLHRFIHNRKRHTYNTSMVGMPLTDLEGSGHFVLQRKNTCTTYVSVRHKTNGNHGAPARSASFRNNESLRSNIPQSQHCIKRQSQLEEQI
- the LOC122627226 gene encoding RYamide receptor isoform X2, with product MKNNESMVDYVLDITEGSEYSNVSWNNSNSEHSIVCDEFISKDNVLSSSWFQATIYFLYSTIFVVALIGNGLVCYVVQSSPRMQTVTNYFIVNLAISDILIAVFCVPTTFVSILILQYWSFGRTLCPIVNYSQAVSVLVSAYTLVAISIDRYIAIIWPLKPRMSKKQATLLILSVWLLALIVSFPIALVSELFQPRIDHYVKCNKFICRENWQSEKHRYYYTVALLVLQYLIPLMVLLFTYTSIAIIVWGKRPPGEAENTRDQRMARSKRKMVKMMITVVLVFTMCWLPFNVLNIVIDFDERLHSWTGLPFIWAALHWLSMSHSCYNPVIYCWMNVRFRAGFIIAFGRLPCLHRFIHNRKRHTYNTSMVGMPLTDLEGSGHFVLQRKNTCTTYVSVRHKTNGNHGAPARSASFRNNESLRSNIPQSQHCIKRQSQLEEQI